From Pseudomonas sp. B21-028, one genomic window encodes:
- a CDS encoding dermonecrotic toxin domain-containing protein, whose amino-acid sequence MTTTSTTTPSEADTNPRDAVLNQLLAGPTYPEVASILLRDGLKKLYPALNLDPHNTVVGEPSWEIVDDEIVRRPTRYETLAEMLAGLVNEKSDPMLLIEGLHYLTQLPLTSPDVHLPVRIDQIGRLINELVPAMLTACQEQQLAYWNASLGESGPRWHELSSALRKAWNVKRVEGWTAAECDMARQLFQYPDRKDRKESDPYDSHAYLIDVDKVDGPEVTRLGDNSIVVLIGTIEGKEVILKYSIVNGYEKYDSQHALGQSLPAHFGTATYRKIQWRLFEPDGNIFDHKACGMIAEQVKVIGTSPQTWVTYEPPVNGEEADEDALVAWFQKQMPHWLLEASPSDQTLFAQHMKNLSILNQSHVGKTYLDGIPAIKDYALSELKKQMVSDHPDASTLDLNEIEFEVRSPVIWGSFVVPGKIDTTRFSLVELALQNLIALPLGDKTVQSLGEAELPEWMTVAYIENLITQVDIGRTYLELVKGKLLDDPAESSRREKLYTSQLRIQLPMLALECKIRGEGHLDDRGYRYVAALMEADEADRQVDGKTIVVRQLAFVPELQLGDSEDVVTNMFVIGPEDASAGPCLLYRPMLEPQLSQYPSFSNLLYAIRQIPSLRQSVLAWLPDGVRNDYGRLVFPDLLPSPWSIVAFVADPLTSLVYSGPVSLTDKTLGTDFLPQLFKANADALVELADRQSVSNQENRWETFKRAGWLMFNLTLPYLGTAVGTAAWLWQILDDVDALTQTRPEAERPAKWEAFTDLLLNIALAIITHAIDRARAARSPHRAKASPEVRELENLPKPPHKLVIEQLGALANTSLPTEHYQTIRSVGALMGRSRESARFIDTFSIDEPADPGELQTEGTLKGLYEQMGDWHAKMAGKWFKVRVEGELVSIVDGKNPAREGPPLMGDAHGKWHIDTRLRIRGSGSKGVRRKVIADAQRRRIDLLASLNQFEEKKPQSQKILTMHAKAMDEASGAAREVKRDVYVTTLKTQRANYEQALRTLMEWPLFQSRPDYPRTRLGYLNAQVNFTFAEMEALQERFIPALSKAKGMITSGVKVLEQQHIDAAENMVSVGDDMIERLDYMETRFTELKNIGYEGFEFIRRHRKKMPIYTAADLRLIKIDMFRHLCLTLESVESMPEGWEALNQVVDNATVAYQSLRDAIDERSVIRLDERIDAFGSLAEQFAAIDEHLDYLNNEYKGSVRQPQLARLRSGIATLEQWTLRHLATALDERRDRRNAGSPYEQRPRPRKKFIRARFWGLVSGEPRLSRSMEETDWLDVKNPFSGDIIVTFHRKETGEWIPHMKADATPPVVPALDVSITKGNDLINGLTAFKAQIEETVNQPGKTPAGIGMILNAHAGRMEKVSAAIKRALDQAQGVASNETFELPQEQRRSAETLRARLEKEASALYVLGFETVLNVIKQRPPTMSSIIWLKSRNLISITKQKSRQRIKYPPYGFLDRYEIKDLKTGKALWFADFRYSTNWVPTYTFLSARLKTVAQANHRTTVIAGTESLTQRQLIDHYRAEIAVDQAKDVFFGKTRP is encoded by the coding sequence ATGACAACCACTTCTACCACCACGCCCTCCGAGGCCGACACCAACCCCAGGGATGCTGTACTCAACCAATTGCTCGCCGGGCCCACATACCCGGAGGTCGCGTCCATACTTCTGCGCGACGGCCTCAAGAAGCTCTATCCCGCGCTGAACCTAGACCCACACAACACCGTGGTCGGCGAACCGAGCTGGGAGATTGTCGACGACGAAATCGTGCGACGCCCGACCCGCTATGAAACCCTTGCCGAAATGCTGGCCGGCCTGGTGAACGAAAAAAGCGACCCGATGCTGCTGATCGAAGGGCTGCATTACCTGACCCAGCTGCCACTGACGTCCCCGGATGTGCATTTGCCGGTGCGTATCGACCAGATCGGGCGCTTGATCAATGAACTGGTGCCGGCCATGTTGACGGCCTGCCAGGAACAACAACTGGCGTACTGGAACGCATCACTTGGCGAGTCCGGCCCACGCTGGCATGAACTCTCCAGCGCCCTGCGCAAGGCGTGGAACGTCAAGCGCGTCGAGGGCTGGACGGCAGCTGAATGCGACATGGCCAGGCAGTTGTTTCAGTACCCCGACCGCAAGGACCGCAAGGAAAGCGACCCTTATGACTCCCACGCCTATCTGATCGACGTCGATAAGGTGGATGGTCCCGAGGTGACCCGCCTGGGCGACAATTCAATCGTAGTGCTGATCGGCACCATCGAAGGCAAGGAGGTCATCCTCAAGTACTCGATCGTCAACGGTTACGAGAAGTACGATTCACAGCACGCCCTGGGCCAATCCCTCCCGGCCCATTTCGGTACGGCCACCTACCGCAAAATCCAGTGGCGGCTGTTTGAGCCCGACGGCAACATTTTCGATCACAAGGCCTGCGGGATGATTGCCGAGCAGGTCAAGGTCATCGGCACTTCTCCGCAGACATGGGTGACGTACGAGCCTCCTGTCAACGGCGAAGAAGCCGATGAGGACGCGCTCGTGGCCTGGTTCCAGAAACAAATGCCCCATTGGCTGCTGGAGGCCTCGCCGTCCGATCAGACGCTGTTTGCCCAGCACATGAAAAACCTGTCGATATTGAATCAGTCCCATGTCGGCAAAACCTATCTGGATGGAATTCCTGCCATCAAGGACTATGCGTTGAGCGAGCTGAAAAAGCAGATGGTCTCGGACCACCCCGATGCCTCGACGCTCGACCTGAATGAAATCGAATTCGAAGTGCGCAGCCCCGTTATCTGGGGAAGCTTCGTCGTGCCCGGAAAGATCGACACCACCCGCTTCAGCCTCGTTGAGCTCGCCTTGCAGAACCTGATTGCGCTTCCCCTGGGCGACAAAACCGTCCAGTCCCTGGGCGAGGCCGAGTTGCCCGAATGGATGACCGTGGCCTACATCGAGAACCTCATCACCCAAGTCGATATCGGTCGCACTTACCTCGAACTGGTCAAGGGCAAACTGCTCGACGATCCGGCAGAGTCGAGCCGCCGCGAAAAGCTGTACACCTCGCAGTTGCGCATCCAGCTGCCGATGCTGGCGCTGGAATGCAAAATTCGTGGGGAAGGACACCTGGACGACAGGGGGTACCGCTACGTCGCCGCGCTGATGGAAGCTGACGAAGCCGATCGCCAGGTGGACGGAAAAACCATTGTCGTGCGCCAACTGGCCTTCGTACCCGAACTGCAACTGGGTGACTCGGAAGACGTCGTGACCAATATGTTCGTCATCGGCCCCGAGGACGCGAGCGCCGGGCCTTGCCTGCTGTATCGCCCCATGCTGGAGCCGCAGTTGAGCCAGTACCCCTCGTTCAGCAATCTGTTGTATGCGATCAGGCAAATCCCTTCGTTACGCCAATCGGTGCTGGCCTGGCTGCCCGATGGGGTGCGTAACGATTACGGCCGATTGGTTTTCCCGGACCTGCTGCCCTCTCCCTGGAGCATCGTGGCGTTCGTTGCCGACCCTCTGACCTCTCTGGTGTATAGCGGCCCCGTCAGTTTGACCGACAAAACCCTGGGGACGGATTTCCTGCCGCAATTGTTCAAAGCCAATGCCGATGCCCTGGTCGAGCTGGCCGACCGGCAATCGGTGTCCAACCAGGAAAATCGCTGGGAAACCTTCAAGCGGGCAGGCTGGCTGATGTTCAACCTGACCCTGCCTTACCTGGGAACCGCTGTAGGCACCGCGGCCTGGCTCTGGCAGATCCTGGACGATGTCGATGCGTTGACGCAGACCAGACCAGAGGCCGAGCGACCGGCCAAGTGGGAGGCGTTCACTGACCTGCTGCTGAATATTGCGCTGGCGATCATTACCCACGCCATCGACCGCGCCAGGGCTGCCAGGAGTCCGCATCGGGCAAAAGCCTCGCCAGAGGTGCGCGAACTGGAAAACCTGCCAAAACCCCCCCATAAACTGGTGATAGAGCAGCTCGGAGCGCTTGCGAATACGTCGCTGCCGACCGAGCACTACCAGACCATCCGTTCCGTTGGCGCCTTGATGGGCAGATCGCGGGAAAGCGCACGGTTTATCGACACCTTCAGCATCGACGAGCCCGCAGATCCGGGCGAGCTTCAAACCGAGGGCACGCTCAAGGGGCTCTACGAACAGATGGGAGACTGGCACGCAAAAATGGCGGGCAAGTGGTTCAAGGTGCGGGTCGAAGGCGAGCTGGTTTCTATCGTCGACGGAAAAAACCCTGCCCGCGAGGGCCCTCCCCTGATGGGTGATGCCCACGGCAAATGGCACATCGATACACGCCTGCGGATACGCGGCAGCGGCTCCAAAGGCGTCAGGCGCAAAGTCATCGCCGACGCGCAACGGCGTCGGATTGATCTGCTGGCTTCACTGAATCAATTCGAAGAGAAGAAGCCGCAGAGTCAGAAAATCCTGACAATGCACGCCAAGGCCATGGACGAGGCGTCGGGCGCTGCCAGGGAAGTCAAACGCGATGTGTATGTCACCACGCTGAAAACCCAGCGGGCAAACTACGAGCAAGCGTTGCGAACGCTGATGGAATGGCCACTTTTCCAGTCAAGGCCCGACTACCCTCGCACCCGGCTCGGCTACCTCAATGCCCAGGTTAACTTCACGTTCGCCGAAATGGAGGCGCTCCAGGAACGCTTCATCCCGGCCTTGAGCAAAGCCAAGGGCATGATCACGTCCGGGGTCAAGGTGCTGGAGCAACAACACATTGACGCCGCCGAGAACATGGTCAGCGTCGGTGACGACATGATCGAGCGCCTGGACTACATGGAGACGCGCTTCACCGAACTGAAGAACATCGGCTATGAAGGCTTCGAATTCATCCGCCGGCACCGTAAGAAGATGCCGATCTATACGGCCGCCGATCTTCGCCTGATCAAGATCGATATGTTTCGTCACCTGTGCCTGACACTGGAAAGTGTCGAGTCGATGCCCGAAGGCTGGGAAGCGCTCAACCAGGTTGTCGATAACGCCACGGTGGCGTACCAAAGCCTGCGCGATGCGATCGATGAGCGCAGCGTGATCCGGCTGGATGAGCGGATCGACGCATTCGGCAGCCTGGCCGAACAGTTCGCCGCCATCGACGAACACCTCGACTATCTGAACAACGAGTACAAGGGCAGCGTGCGTCAGCCCCAACTCGCACGACTGCGCTCGGGGATCGCTACGCTTGAACAATGGACACTGCGTCACCTGGCGACCGCCCTCGATGAAAGAAGGGATCGGCGGAACGCGGGTTCCCCGTATGAGCAACGCCCCAGGCCGAGGAAAAAGTTCATCCGGGCGCGCTTCTGGGGCCTGGTCAGCGGCGAGCCGCGTTTATCCCGATCGATGGAGGAAACCGATTGGCTCGATGTAAAGAACCCGTTCTCGGGAGACATCATCGTCACGTTCCATCGCAAGGAAACCGGCGAATGGATCCCGCATATGAAAGCCGACGCCACGCCCCCCGTCGTCCCGGCGCTGGACGTCAGCATCACGAAGGGCAACGACCTGATCAACGGCCTGACGGCGTTCAAGGCGCAAATAGAGGAAACCGTGAACCAGCCTGGCAAGACACCTGCCGGCATCGGGATGATCCTCAATGCCCACGCGGGCAGGATGGAGAAAGTCAGTGCGGCCATCAAAAGAGCCCTCGACCAGGCCCAAGGCGTGGCATCGAACGAAACGTTCGAACTGCCGCAAGAGCAGCGACGTTCGGCCGAAACCTTGCGCGCGCGGCTCGAGAAGGAAGCGAGCGCCCTTTATGTCCTGGGCTTCGAAACCGTCCTGAATGTCATCAAACAGCGCCCGCCGACCATGAGCAGCATCATATGGCTTAAAAGTCGCAACCTGATTTCCATCACCAAACAGAAGAGCCGGCAACGCATCAAGTATCCGCCCTATGGCTTTCTCGACCGGTATGAGATCAAGGACCTGAAAACCGGTAAAGCGCTCTGGTTTGCGGACTTCCGTTACTCGACAAACTGGGTACCCACCTACACATTCCTTTCCGCACGCTTGAAAACCGTTGCCCAAGCCAATCACAGGACCACCGTCATTGCCGGCACCGAATCCCTCACCCAACGTCAACTGATCGACCATTACCGCGCTGAAATCGCCGTGGATCAGGCCAAGGACGTGTTCTTTGGAAAAACGCGGCCATAG
- a CDS encoding PLP-dependent aminotransferase family protein, with protein sequence MSNTVPPLSFNPAGIELDRRQGLSRQLYQALRARVLDGRLGSGTRLPASRDLAAALSISRNSVVRAYDQLYAEGFIEGRVGDGTYVAELSSLMLGRPHREQARSHVGKGAPVGASLLAMGSTPENISTKVSTGFSTGLSTGLSTDWLDLPVISSSKVIHSGALERVENHHLPPPPSGPPRAFRVGVPAFDLFPFDVWAKLNAAFWRKPDLQQLCYGDSQGDARLRGLIAAYLRSSRGLHCTAEQIVITSGAQQGISLCAQLLVDPGDVVAVENPGYRAAGHAFAVAGADVQGVPVDGDGLDCTALASLNACRLAYVTPSHQYPTGVVMSLARRLELLAWAERNDGWVVEDDYDGEYRYSGAPLAPLAALDRQGRVLYVGTFGKVAFPALRLGYLVLPPGLVDAFARRRAVDVRHSEVSTQAVMAEFMAAGHFQRHIRRMRRAALARRDALLAGWPKNIAGVGVMPTVVAGLHVTVPVDSIERERELIARATAVGVEVNGLSNYWLPTTTSPVRGGLVLGFAAVPPAAIATALASLVNAWKS encoded by the coding sequence ATGAGCAACACCGTGCCGCCACTGTCGTTCAACCCTGCGGGAATCGAGCTGGATCGTCGCCAGGGCCTCAGCCGCCAGCTTTACCAGGCACTGCGGGCGCGGGTGCTGGATGGACGGTTGGGTAGCGGCACGCGGCTACCGGCCAGTCGTGACCTGGCGGCGGCGTTGTCGATTTCACGTAACAGCGTGGTCCGGGCCTATGACCAGCTCTATGCCGAGGGTTTTATCGAGGGGCGGGTGGGGGATGGCACCTATGTGGCGGAGCTGTCTTCTCTCATGCTGGGCCGGCCTCATCGCGAGCAGGCTCGCTCCCACGTTGGAAAGGGTGCCCCTGTGGGAGCGAGCCTGCTCGCGATGGGGTCTACGCCGGAAAACATATCCACAAAAGTGTCCACAGGGTTTTCAACAGGCTTATCCACGGGGTTATCCACAGACTGGCTGGATTTGCCTGTGATTTCATCCAGTAAAGTTATCCACAGTGGCGCCTTGGAACGGGTCGAAAATCACCATTTGCCGCCGCCTCCCAGTGGTCCGCCGCGAGCGTTTCGGGTGGGCGTTCCGGCTTTCGATCTGTTTCCTTTTGACGTCTGGGCCAAGCTGAACGCGGCTTTCTGGCGCAAACCGGACTTGCAGCAGCTGTGTTATGGCGACTCCCAAGGTGATGCGCGTTTGCGTGGGTTGATCGCGGCTTATTTGCGCAGTTCCCGTGGCTTGCACTGCACGGCTGAGCAAATTGTGATCACCAGTGGCGCGCAGCAGGGCATCAGCCTTTGTGCACAGCTGCTGGTGGACCCTGGCGACGTCGTGGCAGTGGAAAACCCGGGCTACCGCGCAGCCGGGCATGCCTTTGCCGTTGCCGGTGCCGACGTGCAAGGCGTGCCGGTGGACGGCGATGGCCTGGACTGCACCGCGCTCGCCTCGTTGAATGCCTGTCGGCTGGCTTATGTGACGCCGTCCCACCAATACCCCACCGGGGTGGTCATGAGCCTCGCGCGGCGGCTGGAGTTGCTGGCCTGGGCCGAGCGCAACGACGGCTGGGTCGTCGAGGACGACTATGATGGCGAGTACCGCTACAGCGGCGCGCCGCTGGCGCCGTTGGCCGCTCTGGACCGTCAGGGGCGGGTGCTCTACGTCGGGACGTTCGGCAAGGTGGCGTTCCCGGCCTTGCGCTTGGGCTATCTGGTGTTGCCTCCCGGCCTGGTGGACGCCTTTGCCCGTCGCCGTGCCGTGGATGTGCGCCACTCCGAAGTCAGCACCCAGGCGGTGATGGCGGAGTTCATGGCGGCGGGGCATTTCCAGCGTCACATCAGGCGTATGCGGCGGGCCGCATTGGCGCGGCGTGATGCGCTGCTGGCGGGCTGGCCAAAAAACATCGCGGGTGTCGGCGTCATGCCGACCGTCGTGGCCGGGCTGCACGTCACGGTGCCGGTGGACAGTATCGAACGTGAGCGCGAACTGATCGCCCGGGCGACGGCGGTGGGGGTTGAAGTCAACGGTTTGAGCAACTACTGGTTGCCCACCACCACTTCGCCAGTGCGTGGTGGACTGGTGCTGGGATTTGCAGCGGTGCCACCTGCGGCGATCGCCACCGCGCTGGCGAGTCTGGTGAACGCCTGGAAGAGCTGA
- a CDS encoding FMN-binding negative transcriptional regulator, whose product MYNPKAFAVEDLSQLHRMMEACRLALLVTHGEHGLQASHLPLVLDTRQGPNGSLYGHMARANPQWRDLEAGAEALVIFAGADAYVSPAFYPGKAEHGKVVPTWNYEAVHAYGSAEVFSDAHRVRNLVSALTDRHESGRAQPWSLDDAPAEYIDSMLKAIVGFALPIQRLEGKRKLSQNRAPADAAGVRRELAASQDPQDQAVARLMSDFSTKE is encoded by the coding sequence ATGTACAACCCCAAAGCCTTTGCCGTCGAAGACCTGTCCCAATTGCACCGGATGATGGAAGCGTGTCGCCTGGCCCTGCTGGTCACCCATGGCGAGCATGGCTTGCAGGCCAGCCACCTGCCGCTGGTGCTGGACACCCGGCAAGGCCCCAACGGCAGCCTCTACGGGCATATGGCCCGGGCCAATCCACAATGGCGCGATCTGGAGGCCGGGGCCGAGGCGCTGGTGATATTTGCCGGGGCCGATGCCTACGTCAGCCCGGCTTTCTACCCCGGCAAGGCCGAACACGGCAAAGTCGTGCCGACCTGGAACTACGAGGCGGTACACGCCTATGGCAGCGCCGAAGTGTTCAGCGATGCTCATCGTGTGCGCAATCTGGTGAGCGCCCTCACCGACCGCCACGAAAGCGGCCGCGCCCAGCCATGGAGCCTCGACGATGCGCCGGCGGAGTACATCGACAGCATGCTCAAGGCCATCGTCGGCTTCGCCCTGCCCATCCAGCGCCTGGAAGGCAAGCGCAAACTCAGCCAGAACCGCGCTCCCGCCGACGCCGCAGGCGTGCGCCGGGAATTGGCGGCCAGCCAGGATCCCCAGGACCAAGCCGTCGCGCGCCTGATGTCCGACTTTTCGACCAAGGAGTGA
- a CDS encoding GNAT family N-acetyltransferase, translating into MSQIQIRPVTADDHAAWLPLWQAYLTFYKTELPAAVSQSTWQRLLDEREPTHGALAWRGDTAIGLVHFIYHRSNWSLENSCYLQDLLVTEQSRGTGVGRQLIEFVYATAKADGCCKVHWLTHETNATAIQLYERIAERPGYIQFRQAL; encoded by the coding sequence ATGAGCCAGATCCAGATCCGCCCCGTTACCGCCGACGATCACGCCGCGTGGCTGCCGTTGTGGCAGGCCTACCTGACGTTCTACAAGACCGAATTGCCGGCGGCGGTCAGCCAAAGCACCTGGCAACGCTTGCTCGATGAGCGCGAGCCGACCCACGGGGCCCTGGCCTGGCGCGGCGACACAGCCATCGGCCTGGTGCACTTCATTTACCATCGGTCCAATTGGAGCCTCGAGAACTCCTGCTATCTGCAGGACCTGCTGGTCACGGAGCAAAGCCGCGGCACCGGTGTCGGCCGCCAGCTCATCGAGTTTGTCTACGCCACCGCCAAGGCCGATGGTTGCTGCAAAGTGCACTGGTTGACCCACGAGACCAACGCCACGGCGATCCAGCTCTACGAGCGCATCGCCGAACGTCCCGGCTACATCCAATTTCGCCAAGCCTTGTAA
- a CDS encoding GNAT family N-acetyltransferase, with protein MLTSLADWKGAPAPSTQLIEGRFIRLEKLDPARHADGLWQALEGPGADPKLWDYLPYGPFSERKAFDAWLENHAANIDPYFFTVIDRANGEVQGILSLMSIVPAQGRIEIGHVTFGASMQRSPKSTEAVYLLAKESFALGYRRLEWKCNNANARSKYAAERLGFTFEGVFRQHMVVKGQNRDTAWYSMLDSEWPAIGAAFEQWLSEENQSAGAQVRSLTQCRSSQ; from the coding sequence ATGTTGACTTCACTCGCCGATTGGAAAGGTGCCCCGGCACCGTCCACCCAGTTGATCGAAGGGCGCTTCATCCGCCTGGAAAAACTCGATCCGGCACGGCACGCCGACGGTCTGTGGCAAGCACTGGAAGGCCCCGGGGCCGACCCGAAACTCTGGGACTATCTGCCCTACGGCCCCTTTTCCGAGCGCAAGGCATTCGACGCATGGCTGGAAAATCATGCGGCGAACATCGATCCGTATTTCTTCACGGTAATCGACCGCGCCAATGGCGAGGTGCAGGGCATTCTCAGCCTGATGTCCATCGTGCCGGCCCAGGGTCGCATCGAGATCGGCCATGTGACGTTCGGCGCCTCCATGCAGCGCTCACCGAAAAGCACCGAGGCGGTTTATCTGCTGGCGAAAGAGTCCTTCGCCTTGGGTTACCGGCGCCTGGAATGGAAATGCAACAACGCCAATGCCCGCTCGAAATACGCCGCCGAACGATTGGGGTTCACGTTTGAGGGGGTGTTCCGCCAGCACATGGTGGTCAAGGGACAGAACCGCGACACCGCGTGGTACTCGATGCTGGATTCGGAATGGCCAGCGATCGGGGCGGCGTTCGAGCAATGGCTCAGTGAAGAGAATCAAAGCGCGGGCGCACAGGTGCGTAGCCTGACGCAATGCCGCTCATCGCAGTGA